In the genome of Streptomyces sp. Tu 3180, the window CAACTACGGCACGATCGTGGACATCGCCGCACCCGGCGGTGAGACCGCGACCGCGGCCAACGGCATCCTGTCCACGCTGAACTCCGGCACCCGGACCCCGTCGACCGAGAACTACGCCTACTACCAGGGCACCAGCATGGCCGCCCCGCACATCGCCGGCCTCGCCGCGCTGATGAAGTCGGCCGGCCCCGCCCTCACCCCGGCCCAGATCGAGTCGGCGATCAAGTCCAACGCCCGCGCGCTGCCCGGCACCTGCTCCGGCGGCTGCGGCGCGGGCCTCGCGGACGCCGCCAAGACGGTCCAGGCGGTCAAGGGCGGTACGTCCACGGGCACCACCTACTCCAGCACCACCGCCGTCTCCATCCCGGACAACGGCTCGGCGATCGAGTCGCCGATCACCGTCAGCGGCCGCAGCGGCAACGCCCCGTCGGCCCTCCAGGTGGGCGTGGACATCACCCACACCTACCGCGGTGACCTGGTCGTCGACCTGGTGGCGCCGGACGGCTCGGTGTACCGCCTGAAGTCCGCCTCCTCCTCGGACTCCGCGGACGACGTCAACACCACCTACCCGGTGAACGCCTCGGCCGAGGTCGCCAACGGCACCTGGAAGCTGCGGGTACAGGACACGGCGTCGGCGGACACCGGCCGGCTCAACGGCTGGCGGCTGACCTTCTAGCCCGCACCGACTGGCGGGCCGGCCGGTGCGGATGGGGCACCGGCCGGCCCGCCGCACGTCCTGCGCCACCGGCGTGACGGACGTCCGCCCCTTCGCCCGCGACGTGCGGCGCCCGGCGCCGGGCGCGCGTTACGGTGAGCCGCATGCCCGACATCCCCACCGCCCCCGTGATCCTCGGCAACGAGCCCGGCTCGTTCCCCCACGGCGTGCTGGCCGAGCGGCACCCCGCGATCATCCGGCAGGTGCGCGACGCCCTCCCGTACGGGCCCCGGCAGCGGCGCGCGCTCGACGCCCTGCTGGCCGACTGCACCGAGGGGGAGATCGAGCCCCTCCCCGCCGGCGCGCACGACCGGGAACACTGGGAGACCTGGGGCATGGACGCCTGGGCCGGACGCTCCTGGTACGACGTGCCCTGGCTGTGGTCCGAGAGCTGGTTCTACCGCCGGCTGCTGGACGCGGTGGACTACTTCGGTCCCGGCCCCTGGCAGGGCGTCGACCCCTTCCGCCCCTCCAAACTCGCCGAACTCGACTCGCCCGCCACCGACGCGGAACTCGCCGCGCTCGACGGCCTCGCCGGCCGGCCGGCGGAGGAACAGGACCGCGCACTGCTGCACGGCTCCCTGTGGGGCAACCGCGCCGACCTGGGCTTCCGGCTGTCCGCCGAGGGCGCCGAGGAGGCGACCCCGGTGCCCGCTCTGGTGGCCGACGACAGCGAGCGCCTGTGGTCGCTGCTCGACACCGCCGGCACCGGCACGCTGTGCCTGGTCGCCGACAACGCCGGCCGCGAACTCGTCCCCGACCTGCTGCTCGTCGCCCATCTGCTGGCCCACGGCCGCATCGGCCGGGCGGTGCTGCACGTCAAGCCCCACCCGTACTACGTCTCCGAC includes:
- a CDS encoding damage-control phosphatase ARMT1 family protein translates to MPDIPTAPVILGNEPGSFPHGVLAERHPAIIRQVRDALPYGPRQRRALDALLADCTEGEIEPLPAGAHDREHWETWGMDAWAGRSWYDVPWLWSESWFYRRLLDAVDYFGPGPWQGVDPFRPSKLAELDSPATDAELAALDGLAGRPAEEQDRALLHGSLWGNRADLGFRLSAEGAEEATPVPALVADDSERLWSLLDTAGTGTLCLVADNAGRELVPDLLLVAHLLAHGRIGRAVLHVKPHPYYVSDATPADVVDALRRLTGAGGAAARYGHRLWAAMSDGRLALRAHPFSCAPLPYGDMPDDLAADFAEAAVTVVKGDLNYRRLVGDRHWPPTTPFAEVTEYFPGPVAALRTLKSDVVTGLTAGTEAALTAAERQRWRTSGTHALIQVRT